The Flavobacterium commune genome contains a region encoding:
- a CDS encoding MBG domain-containing protein has product MKTILPQSRFFLFVFLIANLFFANVAFSQATVTTDKDDYQPGDTVIVTGSGWQPGETVLLHFDETPQVCTSDHNRSTVADANGNIYYDQFLINIKHLGVSFVLTATGQSSGLSAEVLFTDGGYQFAAVGLPLSTSVIVNYTISGTGGGNGTFNTTSFIPPSTAGGSINNKAITANSYTPTYSPSPSVNYSILNYSLRVGSTSSPTSQQTSNVFTVAGGGAANAVLFTANYGALVATNVTGLYGSSVTLTSTFYSNYQTTTGISGKTIAFYINGTSVGTAVTNASGVATLNLDLTNVPSLGKLNSGNYTISSSFSGDSDYLAVSSGNSTSAILTINKKVATVTANAKSKIYGDVNPALDAVVTGIVNGDELDYSLSTTAVHFSGVGNYPIEVTLGANPNYSITPTNALLTIGERNITITADAKSKTYGEADPALTYQISSGSLVTGDSFSGSLSRDTGEIVGDYAITQGSVALNSNYTLTYVGANLTIGKRDITITADAKSKTYGEADPALTYQISSGSLAFSDSFSGSLSRDTGEIVGNYAITQGSVALNSNYALSYVGANLTIGKRDITITADAKSKTYGEADPALTYQISSGSLAFSDSFSGSLSRDTGEIVGDYAITQGSVALNSNYTLTYVGADLTIDLRSVEITADARSKTYGEADPALTYQISSGSLVTGDSFSGSLSRDTGEIVGNYAITQGSVALNSNYALSYVGANLTIGKRDITITADAKSKTYGEADPALTYQISSGSLVTGDSFSGSLSRDTGEIVGNYAITQGSVALNSNYALSYVGANLTIGKRDITITADAKSKTYGEADPALTYQISSGSLVTGDSFSGSLSRDTGEIVGNYAITQGSVALNSNYALTYVGANLTIGKRDITITADAKSKTYGEADPALTYQISSGSLVTGDSFSGSLSRDTGEIVGNYAITQGSVALNSNYALTYVGADLTIDLRSVEITADAKSKTYGEADPALTYQISSGSLVTGDSFSGSLSRDTGEIVGDYAITQGSVALNSNYTLTYVGADLTIDLRSVEITADARSKTYGEADPALTYQISSGSLVTGDSFSGSLSRDTGEIVGNYAITQGSVALNSNYALSYVGANLTIGKRDITITADAKSKTYGEADPALTYQISSGSLVTGDSFSGSLSRDTGEIVGNYAITQGSVALNSNYALTYVGANLTIGKRDITITADAKSKTYGEADPALTYQISSGSLVTGDSFSGSLSRDTGEIVGNYAITQGSVALNSNYALTYVGADLTIDLRSVEITADAKSKTYGEADPALTYQISSGSLVTGDSFSGSLSRDTGEIVGDYAITQGSVALNSNYTLTYVGADLTIDLRSVEITADARSKTYGEADPALTYQISSGSLVTGDSFSGSLSRDTGEIVGDYAITQGSVALNSNYALTYVGANLTIGKRDITITADAKSKTYGEADPALTYQISSGSLVTGDSFSGSLSRDTGEIVGNYAITQGSVALNSNYALTYVGANLTIGKRDITITADAKSKTYGEADPALTYQISSGSLVTGDSFSGSLSRDTGEIVGNYAITQGSVALNSNYALTYVGANLTIGKRDITITADAKSKTYGEADPALTYQISSGSLAFSDSFSGSLSRDTGEIVGDYAITQGSVTLNSNYALSYVGANLTIGKRDITITADAKSKTYGEADPALTYQITSGSLVTGDSFSGSLSRDTGEIVGDYAITQGSVALNSNYALSYVGANLTIGKRDITITADAKSKTYGEADPALTYQITSGSLAFSDSFSGSLSRDTGEIVGNYAITRGSVALNSNYALSYVGANLTIGKRDITITADAKSKTYGEADPVLTYQISSGSLVTGDSFSGSLSRDTGEIVGNYAITQGSVALNSNYTLTYVGANLTIGKRDITITADAKSKTYGEADPALTYQISSGSLVTGDSFSGSLSRDTGEIVGDYAITQGSVALNSNYTLTYVVANLTIGKRDITITADAKFKCFGVSDPGLTAQLTSGSIISGDTVSGQLERNSGESAGVYAINKGTYTYGNNYNETYISANLTINSQITATFTRTNPNHYFGLSGDQTSKITVIPSGGIGPYTVTITMDRSLISNYINSSGDESWIPDPITMPATTSSYNIVLPSSGSNTQGNPYTITTGVQTAVGYSIKVGLIDDAGFTATITDSKGCTITTEKIFIHGEDVRCFAGKSGVAKVKLCHRTGNTKNPCQELCVDESAVAAHLAHGDFLGTCTPNCEAPTLLTKSSLATKGKVMEVEVEIDPFSVIAYPNPSSSQFSLVVNSESQEKVEVLVYDMLARLIKRIETKDEEIISFGEDLPSGEYLVLVRQGEKRKSVNVIKK; this is encoded by the coding sequence ATGAAAACAATTCTACCCCAATCTCGTTTTTTCTTATTTGTTTTTTTGATTGCCAATTTGTTTTTTGCAAATGTGGCTTTTAGTCAGGCAACTGTCACGACTGATAAAGATGATTATCAACCAGGAGATACTGTTATAGTTACAGGTTCGGGTTGGCAACCTGGAGAAACGGTATTGTTACATTTTGATGAAACACCTCAGGTATGTACCAGTGATCATAATCGATCGACTGTAGCAGATGCAAATGGAAATATATATTATGATCAGTTTTTGATTAATATAAAACATCTAGGAGTGTCATTTGTATTAACAGCTACAGGGCAAAGTTCAGGTTTAAGTGCAGAAGTTTTGTTTACAGATGGAGGGTATCAATTTGCAGCAGTAGGACTTCCATTAAGTACAAGTGTGATTGTTAATTATACAATTTCAGGAACCGGTGGTGGTAATGGAACTTTTAATACCACTAGTTTTATTCCTCCATCAACAGCTGGAGGAAGTATTAATAATAAGGCTATAACCGCAAATAGTTATACTCCAACTTATAGTCCATCACCATCGGTAAATTATTCAATTCTAAATTATAGTTTACGCGTAGGATCAACTTCATCTCCAACAAGTCAGCAAACTTCAAATGTTTTTACTGTTGCTGGAGGAGGAGCAGCGAATGCTGTACTATTTACGGCTAATTATGGAGCTTTAGTGGCAACAAATGTTACAGGTCTTTATGGAAGTTCTGTTACATTGACTTCAACATTCTATTCCAATTATCAAACAACTACTGGTATATCAGGAAAAACGATTGCCTTTTATATTAATGGCACTTCAGTAGGTACAGCTGTTACGAATGCTAGTGGAGTTGCAACTTTAAATTTAGATTTAACAAATGTTCCCTCACTTGGAAAACTGAATTCAGGAAACTATACAATTTCCAGTTCTTTTTCAGGAGATAGTGATTATTTAGCAGTTTCTAGTGGTAATAGTACATCAGCAATCTTAACAATAAATAAAAAAGTAGCTACTGTTACTGCTAATGCAAAATCCAAAATCTACGGTGATGTAAATCCGGCATTGGACGCTGTAGTTACAGGTATAGTTAACGGAGATGAGTTAGATTATAGCTTATCTACCACCGCAGTTCATTTTTCAGGAGTTGGTAATTATCCAATTGAAGTTACTTTGGGGGCTAATCCAAATTATAGTATAACTCCAACGAATGCTTTATTAACCATTGGCGAACGAAACATTACAATTACTGCCGATGCTAAATCTAAAACCTATGGCGAAGCAGATCCTGCATTGACTTATCAAATTAGTTCAGGAAGTTTGGTGACTGGTGATTCTTTCAGTGGTTCATTGAGCAGAGATACAGGAGAAATTGTTGGGGATTATGCCATCACTCAGGGAAGCGTTGCTTTGAACAGTAATTATACTTTAACTTATGTTGGAGCAAATCTAACCATTGGTAAACGAGATATAACGATTACTGCCGATGCTAAATCTAAAACCTATGGCGAAGCAGATCCTGCATTGACTTATCAAATTAGTTCAGGAAGTTTAGCGTTTAGTGATTCTTTCAGTGGTTCATTGAGTAGAGATACAGGAGAAATTGTTGGAAATTATGCCATCACTCAGGGAAGCGTTGCTTTGAACAGTAATTATGCTTTAAGTTATGTTGGAGCAAATCTAACCATTGGTAAACGAGATATTACAATTACTGCCGATGCTAAATCTAAAACCTATGGCGAAGCAGATCCTGCATTGACTTATCAAATTAGTTCAGGAAGTTTAGCGTTTAGTGATTCTTTCAGTGGTTCGTTGAGCAGAGATACAGGAGAAATTGTTGGGGATTATGCCATCACTCAGGGAAGCGTTGCTTTGAACAGTAATTATACTTTGACTTATGTTGGAGCAGATTTAACGATAGACTTGCGTTCAGTAGAAATCACTGCCGATGCAAGATCCAAAACCTATGGCGAAGCAGATCCTGCATTGACTTATCAAATTAGTTCAGGAAGTTTGGTGACTGGTGATTCTTTCAGTGGTTCATTGAGCAGAGATACAGGAGAAATTGTTGGAAATTATGCCATCACTCAGGGAAGCGTTGCTTTGAACAGTAATTATGCTTTAAGTTATGTTGGAGCAAATCTAACCATTGGTAAACGAGATATAACGATTACTGCCGATGCTAAATCCAAAACCTATGGCGAAGCAGATCCTGCATTGACTTATCAAATTAGTTCAGGAAGTTTGGTGACTGGTGATTCTTTCAGTGGTTCATTGAGCAGAGATACAGGAGAAATTGTTGGAAATTATGCCATCACTCAGGGAAGCGTTGCTTTGAACAGTAATTATGCTTTAAGTTATGTTGGAGCAAATCTAACCATTGGTAAACGAGATATTACAATTACTGCCGATGCTAAATCTAAAACCTATGGCGAAGCAGATCCTGCATTGACTTATCAAATTAGTTCAGGAAGTTTGGTGACTGGTGATTCTTTCAGTGGTTCATTGAGCAGAGATACAGGAGAAATTGTTGGAAATTATGCCATCACTCAGGGAAGCGTTGCTTTGAACAGTAATTATGCTTTGACTTATGTCGGAGCAAATCTAACCATTGGTAAACGAGATATAACGATTACTGCCGATGCTAAATCCAAAACCTATGGCGAAGCAGATCCTGCATTGACTTATCAAATTAGTTCAGGAAGTTTGGTTACTGGTGATTCTTTTAGTGGTTCATTGAGCAGAGATACAGGAGAAATTGTTGGGAATTATGCCATTACGCAAGGAAGCGTTGCTTTGAACAGTAATTATGCTTTGACTTATGTTGGAGCAGATTTAACGATAGACTTGCGTTCAGTAGAAATCACTGCCGATGCTAAATCTAAAACCTATGGCGAAGCAGATCCTGCATTGACTTATCAAATTAGTTCAGGAAGTTTGGTGACTGGTGATTCTTTCAGTGGTTCGTTGAGCAGAGATACAGGAGAAATTGTTGGGGATTATGCCATCACTCAGGGAAGCGTTGCTTTGAACAGTAATTATACTTTGACTTATGTTGGAGCAGATTTAACGATAGACTTGCGTTCAGTAGAAATCACTGCCGATGCAAGATCCAAAACCTATGGCGAAGCAGATCCTGCATTGACTTATCAAATTAGTTCAGGAAGTTTGGTGACTGGTGATTCTTTCAGTGGTTCATTGAGCAGAGATACAGGAGAAATTGTTGGAAATTATGCCATCACTCAGGGAAGCGTTGCTTTGAACAGTAATTATGCTTTAAGTTATGTTGGAGCAAATCTAACCATTGGTAAACGAGATATTACAATTACTGCCGATGCTAAATCTAAAACCTATGGCGAAGCAGATCCTGCATTGACTTATCAAATTAGTTCAGGAAGTTTGGTGACTGGTGATTCTTTCAGTGGTTCATTGAGCAGAGATACAGGAGAAATTGTTGGAAATTATGCCATCACTCAGGGAAGCGTTGCTTTGAACAGTAATTATGCTTTGACTTATGTCGGAGCAAATCTAACCATTGGTAAACGAGATATAACGATTACTGCCGATGCTAAATCCAAAACCTATGGCGAAGCAGATCCTGCATTGACTTATCAAATTAGTTCAGGAAGTTTGGTTACTGGTGATTCTTTTAGTGGTTCATTGAGCAGAGATACAGGAGAAATTGTTGGGAATTATGCCATTACGCAAGGAAGCGTTGCTTTGAACAGTAATTATGCTTTGACTTATGTTGGAGCAGATTTAACGATAGACTTGCGTTCAGTAGAAATCACTGCCGATGCTAAATCTAAAACCTATGGCGAAGCAGATCCTGCATTGACTTATCAAATTAGTTCAGGAAGTTTGGTGACTGGTGATTCTTTCAGTGGTTCGTTGAGCAGAGATACAGGAGAAATTGTTGGGGATTATGCCATCACTCAGGGAAGCGTTGCTTTGAACAGTAATTATACTTTGACTTATGTTGGAGCAGATTTAACGATAGACTTGCGTTCAGTAGAAATCACTGCCGATGCAAGATCCAAAACCTATGGCGAAGCAGATCCTGCATTGACTTATCAAATTAGTTCAGGAAGTTTGGTGACTGGTGATTCTTTCAGTGGTTCATTGAGCAGAGATACAGGAGAAATTGTTGGGGATTATGCCATCACTCAGGGAAGCGTTGCTTTGAACAGTAATTATGCTTTGACTTATGTCGGAGCAAATCTAACCATTGGTAAACGAGATATAACGATTACTGCCGATGCTAAATCCAAAACCTATGGCGAAGCAGATCCTGCATTGACTTATCAAATTAGTTCAGGAAGTTTGGTGACTGGTGATTCTTTCAGTGGTTCATTGAGCAGAGATACAGGAGAAATTGTTGGAAATTATGCCATCACTCAGGGAAGCGTTGCTTTGAACAGTAATTATGCTTTGACTTATGTCGGAGCAAATCTAACCATTGGTAAACGAGATATAACGATTACTGCCGATGCTAAATCCAAAACCTATGGCGAAGCAGATCCTGCATTGACTTATCAAATTAGTTCAGGAAGTTTGGTGACTGGTGATTCTTTCAGTGGTTCATTGAGCAGAGATACAGGAGAAATTGTTGGAAATTATGCCATCACTCAGGGAAGCGTTGCTTTGAACAGTAATTATGCTTTGACTTATGTCGGAGCAAATCTAACCATTGGTAAACGAGATATTACAATTACTGCCGATGCTAAATCTAAAACCTATGGCGAAGCAGATCCTGCATTGACTTATCAAATTAGTTCAGGAAGTTTAGCGTTTAGTGATTCTTTTAGTGGTTCGTTGAGCAGAGATACAGGAGAAATTGTTGGGGATTATGCCATCACTCAGGGAAGCGTTACTTTGAACAGTAATTATGCTTTAAGTTATGTTGGAGCAAATCTAACCATTGGCAAACGAGATATAACTATTACAGCCGATGCTAAATCTAAAACCTATGGCGAAGCAGATCCTGCATTGACTTATCAAATTACTTCAGGAAGTTTGGTGACTGGTGATTCTTTTAGTGGTTCGTTGAGCAGAGATACAGGAGAAATTGTTGGGGATTATGCCATCACTCAGGGAAGCGTTGCTTTGAACAGTAATTATGCTTTAAGTTATGTTGGAGCAAATCTAACCATTGGCAAACGAGATATAACTATTACAGCCGATGCTAAATCTAAAACCTATGGCGAAGCAGATCCTGCATTGACTTATCAAATTACTTCAGGAAGTTTAGCGTTTAGTGATTCTTTCAGTGGTTCATTGAGCAGAGATACAGGAGAAATTGTTGGAAATTATGCCATCACTCGGGGAAGCGTTGCTTTGAACAGTAATTATGCTTTAAGTTATGTTGGAGCAAATCTGACCATTGGCAAACGAGACATTACAATTACAGCCGATGCTAAATCCAAAACCTATGGTGAAGCAGACCCTGTGTTGACTTATCAAATTAGTTCAGGAAGTTTGGTAACTGGTGATTCTTTCAGTGGTTCATTGAGCAGAGATACAGGAGAAATTGTTGGAAATTATGCCATTACGCAAGGAAGCGTTGCTTTGAATAGTAATTATACTTTGACTTATGTTGGAGCAAATCTAACCATTGGTAAACGAGATATAACTATTACAGCCGATGCTAAATCTAAAACCTATGGCGAAGCAGATCCTGCATTGACTTATCAAATTAGTTCAGGAAGTTTGGTGACTGGTGATTCTTTCAGTGGTTCGTTGAGCAGAGATACAGGAGAAATTGTTGGGGATTATGCCATCACTCAGGGAAGCGTTGCTTTGAACAGTAATTATACTTTGACTTATGTTGTAGCAAACCTAACCATTGGTAAACGAGATATAACGATTACAGCCGATGCTAAGTTCAAGTGTTTTGGAGTGAGTGATCCCGGACTAACAGCACAGTTAACTTCCGGTTCAATTATTTCTGGTGATACGGTAAGTGGACAATTGGAAAGAAATAGTGGAGAATCTGCCGGGGTTTATGCTATTAATAAAGGAACTTATACTTATGGTAATAATTATAATGAAACCTATATTTCAGCTAATTTGACGATAAACTCTCAAATAACAGCAACTTTTACCAGAACCAATCCAAATCATTATTTTGGATTATCGGGAGATCAGACTTCGAAAATTACAGTAATACCATCAGGAGGTATTGGACCTTATACAGTAACAATTACTATGGATCGTAGTTTAATTAGTAATTATATCAATAGTAGTGGTGATGAATCCTGGATTCCAGATCCGATAACTATGCCAGCAACTACTAGCAGTTACAATATTGTATTGCCTTCTTCAGGATCCAATACTCAAGGAAATCCATATACAATAACGACAGGAGTCCAAACGGCTGTGGGGTATTCTATAAAAGTTGGTTTAATAGATGATGCTGGGTTTACCGCTACTATTACTGATTCTAAAGGATGTACAATAACAACCGAAAAGATATTTATTCATGGGGAAGATGTACGTTGTTTTGCTGGTAAAAGTGGTGTGGCAAAAGTAAAACTTTGTCATAGAACAGGGAATACTAAAAATCCATGTCAGGAGTTGTGTGTAGATGAATCTGCAGTTGCGGCTCATTTAGCTCATGGTGATTTCTTGGGTACATGTACTCCAAATTGTGAAGCACCAACGTTGTTAACGAAGTCTTCACTAGCAACTAAGGGTAAAGTGATGGAAGTAGAAGTAGAAATTGATCCTTTTTCTGTAATAGCTTATCCAAATCCATCGAGCAGTCAATTTTCGCTAGTTGTAAATAGTGAAAGTCAGGAAAAAGTGGAAGTTTTAGTATATGATATGTTAGCCAGATTAATAAAAAGAATAGAGACAAAAGATGAAGAAATTATTTCATTTGGTGAGGATTTACCTTCCGGAGAGTATTTGGTTTTAGTACGTCAAGGTGAAAAACGAAAATCAGTTAACGTGATAAAGAAATAA
- a CDS encoding sensor histidine kinase, giving the protein MEFYKKLSSIGFLKKSYAFKFLFVAFIGIHIPLIGILFFVLYSKNNFSSAGLLLFSLVMTLLATVVTLILLKKLIQPLELASKALNDYKLSRTVTKLPLDFSDEVGLLLSNIQDSISESEKFITEKQNLIYLLSHDLRTFAGNPKSLATMILGTNPPENVKELAQMIYQSSDEQFQYIEKFVKMLKDQDEILQTAVEVKEINLKTMIDAIGTQLRQSMAVKKIELIRNVAIESVSLKIDAELLTRVIFNLLHNAIKFSFSDSKIQLDVFNENGKIVIKIIDQGVGFDSKDNEKVFAKFTNMSRLGTSDESSTGIGLYLCRQIIEKNQGILIANSEGVNKGATFSIVF; this is encoded by the coding sequence ATGGAATTTTATAAAAAACTATCTTCAATAGGTTTTCTTAAAAAAAGTTATGCGTTTAAGTTTCTTTTTGTAGCTTTCATAGGAATTCATATTCCTCTAATAGGGATTTTGTTTTTTGTACTGTATTCAAAAAATAACTTTTCAAGCGCTGGTTTATTGCTTTTTTCATTAGTAATGACCTTATTAGCTACGGTTGTAACCTTAATATTATTGAAAAAATTAATTCAGCCTTTAGAATTGGCTTCAAAAGCTTTGAATGATTATAAGTTAAGTCGAACAGTTACAAAATTGCCCTTAGATTTTTCAGACGAAGTAGGTTTGTTATTATCCAATATTCAGGATTCTATTTCAGAGAGTGAAAAATTTATTACCGAAAAACAAAATTTGATTTATTTGCTTTCTCATGATTTAAGGACTTTTGCCGGAAATCCCAAATCATTGGCAACAATGATTTTAGGGACTAATCCTCCTGAAAATGTAAAGGAATTAGCCCAAATGATTTATCAGTCGTCAGACGAGCAGTTTCAATACATTGAGAAGTTTGTAAAAATGCTGAAAGATCAGGATGAGATACTGCAAACGGCTGTTGAAGTTAAAGAAATCAATTTGAAAACGATGATTGATGCAATAGGTACTCAATTGAGACAGTCTATGGCTGTTAAAAAAATTGAATTGATTAGGAATGTTGCTATCGAAAGTGTTAGTCTGAAAATTGATGCAGAATTATTGACAAGAGTAATTTTTAATTTGCTTCACAATGCGATTAAATTTTCTTTTTCGGATTCAAAAATACAGTTAGATGTTTTTAATGAAAATGGAAAAATAGTTATAAAAATTATTGATCAAGGCGTTGGTTTTGATAGTAAGGACAATGAAAAAGTATTTGCTAAATTTACTAATATGAGCCGTTTAGGGACTTCTGACGAATCTTCAACAGGAATAGGTCTGTATTTATGCCGACAAATTATAGAAAAGAATCAAGGAATTCTTATTGCCAATAGTGAGGGTGTAAATAAAGGGGCTACTTTTTCGATTGTTTTTTAG
- a CDS encoding SGNH/GDSL hydrolase family protein, with the protein MQDWPYLAKYQQENALLPLPVNAENRVVFLGDSITEFWSKEQPSFFQNKSYINRGISGQTTPQMLLRFRADVIALHPKIVIILAGGNDIAGNTGASTTKMITDNIYSMIELAHVHNIKVILCSVLPANFFYWNPKEKPAERIIELNQLLENYALVNKIPFVDYYSAMVDDQKGLKTEFSEDRVHPNKAGYEIMSPLIEKAIQLTIKNL; encoded by the coding sequence ATGCAAGACTGGCCTTATTTAGCAAAATACCAACAAGAAAACGCATTACTGCCTCTTCCTGTAAATGCTGAAAACCGTGTTGTGTTTTTAGGCGATTCCATAACTGAATTCTGGAGTAAAGAACAGCCTTCATTTTTTCAAAATAAATCTTATATCAATCGGGGAATCAGTGGTCAAACTACTCCGCAAATGCTGCTGCGTTTTAGAGCAGATGTCATTGCATTACATCCTAAAATAGTTATTATTTTAGCTGGCGGAAATGATATTGCAGGGAATACGGGAGCTTCAACAACTAAAATGATTACTGATAATATTTATTCGATGATTGAACTGGCTCATGTTCACAATATAAAAGTGATACTTTGCTCTGTTCTTCCTGCTAATTTTTTCTATTGGAATCCAAAAGAAAAACCAGCGGAACGAATTATTGAATTAAATCAACTGTTAGAAAATTATGCGCTTGTCAATAAAATTCCATTTGTTGATTATTATTCGGCAATGGTTGACGATCAAAAAGGCTTAAAAACCGAATTTTCAGAAGATAGGGTTCATCCCAACAAAGCAGGATATGAAATTATGAGTCCACTAATTGAAAAAGCTATTCAACTCACTATAAAAAATCTATAA
- a CDS encoding aldo/keto reductase, which produces MNYRKLGKTNFEISEIALGTWQVGGKWGSPFNDKTADELLNTAIDKGINFIDTADVYENGLSEKAVGRLIRSRSERIYVATKCGRHINPHVNEGYQPKVLQKYVEDSLKRLQLDTIDLIQLHCPPTEVFYRPEIFELFDKLKQEGKILNLGVSVEKVEEGLKAMEFSNVTSIQIIFNLFRQRPSELLFKEAQKKDVGIIARVPLASGLLTGKFSEKSIFDSKDHRFFNREGAAFDKGETFSGINYELGLIAVDELKKLFPEVQNLAPIALQWILSFSEVSCIIPGASTESHVLSNLSTFDLPALTPEKIAAMNEIYNHYIKKEVHHLW; this is translated from the coding sequence ATGAACTATCGTAAACTAGGAAAAACAAACTTTGAAATATCCGAAATTGCTCTTGGTACCTGGCAGGTGGGCGGCAAATGGGGCTCGCCTTTTAATGACAAAACCGCCGATGAACTATTGAATACAGCTATTGACAAAGGCATCAATTTTATTGACACTGCCGATGTTTATGAAAACGGATTGAGTGAAAAAGCGGTGGGCAGACTCATTCGTTCCCGCTCTGAACGTATTTATGTGGCTACTAAATGTGGACGTCACATCAATCCGCATGTTAACGAAGGTTATCAGCCTAAGGTTTTACAAAAATATGTCGAAGACAGTTTGAAACGTCTTCAATTAGATACTATCGATCTTATTCAGTTACACTGTCCTCCTACTGAAGTTTTTTATCGTCCGGAAATTTTTGAGCTTTTTGACAAACTAAAGCAAGAAGGAAAAATTTTAAATCTTGGAGTTAGTGTCGAAAAAGTAGAAGAAGGACTTAAAGCGATGGAGTTTTCAAATGTCACTTCGATTCAAATCATTTTCAATCTTTTCAGACAGCGTCCATCGGAGTTACTTTTTAAGGAAGCTCAGAAAAAAGATGTGGGAATCATTGCCCGTGTTCCATTAGCCAGCGGATTGTTGACAGGAAAATTCTCTGAAAAATCTATTTTTGACAGCAAAGATCATCGTTTTTTTAATCGTGAAGGAGCTGCATTTGACAAAGGAGAAACTTTCTCCGGAATAAATTACGAATTAGGTTTGATTGCCGTGGACGAACTAAAAAAACTATTCCCTGAAGTTCAAAACCTGGCTCCTATTGCCTTACAATGGATTTTAAGTTTTAGTGAAGTAAGTTGTATTATTCCTGGTGCTTCAACGGAAAGTCATGTATTATCTAATCTTTCAACGTTTGATTTACCGGCATTAACTCCTGAAAAAATTGCGGCTATGAACGAGATTTACAATCATTATATCAAAAAAGAAGTACACCATTTGTGGTAA
- a CDS encoding serine hydrolase domain-containing protein: MNKIILFLFLSSILRFSSYGQNINKEKIDQFLDVLASQDLAMGSLSISQNGNLLYQKAIGYSSIDKKTPATVSTKYRIGSATKMFTAVLIFQLIEEGKIKLEQKLSDFYPNLPNANKITISDMLYHRSGLHDYTKETNYPEWMEKPKTHDELLEIIKEKGSDFEPDTKADYSNSNYLLLGYIIENKCKIPYAKAIEKRITSKLKLKDTYYGSISNIKNDESGSFKYSDNKWNTFKKTNLGIHGGAGALISTPTDMTVFINALFTNKLVNKSSLSKMKNLIDDYGMGLFSNKYGTQTSFGHNGRVEEFYTAAWYFPKQKLSFAYCTNGILYPRTDLIEGILKICFNQEFTIPFSKNYNLKPEDLDQYLGQYSSGQIVVNCTKNNTKLLIESKGKTFEVEAIGDNYFMNKDLGYFFEFNPEKKNLLIKETDNIYFLKKVN, encoded by the coding sequence ATGAACAAAATAATCCTCTTTTTATTTTTAAGCTCAATTCTCCGTTTTTCTTCTTACGGGCAAAACATAAATAAAGAAAAAATAGATCAATTTCTGGATGTACTTGCATCACAAGACTTAGCTATGGGCAGTCTTAGCATTTCTCAAAACGGCAATTTACTTTATCAAAAAGCAATTGGCTACAGTTCTATTGATAAAAAAACACCTGCAACCGTATCTACCAAATACCGAATTGGTTCTGCAACAAAAATGTTTACAGCCGTCCTGATTTTTCAATTAATCGAAGAAGGCAAAATCAAACTGGAACAAAAATTAAGTGATTTTTATCCAAATCTACCCAATGCAAATAAAATCACTATTAGCGATATGCTTTACCACCGGAGCGGTTTGCATGATTACACTAAGGAAACCAATTATCCTGAATGGATGGAAAAGCCTAAAACTCACGATGAACTACTCGAAATTATAAAAGAAAAAGGAAGCGATTTTGAACCCGATACCAAAGCGGATTATTCTAACAGCAACTATCTTTTATTAGGTTATATCATTGAAAACAAATGTAAAATACCTTATGCAAAGGCAATTGAGAAAAGGATAACTTCTAAACTCAAACTTAAAGACACTTATTACGGAAGTATTTCCAACATAAAAAACGATGAAAGCGGCTCTTTCAAATATTCCGACAATAAGTGGAATACCTTTAAAAAAACAAACTTGGGCATACACGGAGGAGCTGGCGCACTTATCTCGACACCAACAGATATGACTGTATTTATAAATGCCTTATTTACCAATAAACTTGTAAATAAATCCAGCCTGTCTAAAATGAAAAACCTTATTGATGACTATGGTATGGGACTTTTTTCAAATAAGTATGGTACCCAAACCAGCTTTGGACACAACGGAAGAGTCGAAGAGTTTTACACCGCAGCATGGTATTTCCCAAAACAAAAATTATCATTTGCCTACTGTACCAACGGAATCCTTTATCCAAGAACCGATTTGATTGAAGGAATTCTAAAAATATGTTTTAATCAAGAATTCACAATTCCTTTTTCTAAAAACTACAACTTAAAACCGGAAGATTTAGACCAATATCTTGGTCAATATTCATCAGGTCAAATTGTAGTCAACTGCACTAAAAACAACACTAAATTATTGATTGAATCAAAAGGGAAAACATTTGAAGTTGAAGCCATTGGTGACAATTATTTCATGAATAAAGACTTAGGCTATTTTTTCGAATTTAATCCCGAAAAAAAGAATCTCCTAATTAAAGAAACTGACAATATTTATTTTCTAAAAAAAGTAAATTAA